Proteins encoded in a region of the Paenibacillus sp. E222 genome:
- a CDS encoding GNAT family N-acetyltransferase has product MEIKKIENLSNEDWLQLGSFGYKSTQKYELTKKETQGSFSMHLTLINLDDIYEKEELNSTDDLERYEEIIQLGYSYGIYIDGKIIALAISEPQTWNNTLMIWHLQVNEKYIRKGYGRLLINKVNEIAQERGFRAITLETQNTNVPAIHFYMQCGYQIEGIDVSLYSNNHSQKEEIALYMRKKI; this is encoded by the coding sequence ATGGAGATCAAAAAAATAGAGAATCTATCTAATGAAGATTGGCTTCAACTTGGAAGCTTTGGTTATAAATCCACTCAAAAATATGAGCTTACCAAAAAAGAGACACAAGGTTCCTTTAGTATGCATCTAACGTTAATAAATTTGGATGACATCTACGAAAAAGAAGAATTGAACAGTACAGATGATTTGGAACGATATGAAGAAATCATACAACTGGGATATTCTTATGGAATATATATAGATGGGAAAATCATAGCGCTCGCCATTTCTGAACCACAAACTTGGAATAATACGCTGATGATATGGCATCTTCAGGTGAATGAAAAATACATAAGAAAAGGATATGGGAGACTGTTGATCAATAAAGTCAATGAGATTGCCCAGGAACGGGGCTTCAGAGCGATCACGTTAGAAACCCAGAATACGAACGTTCCAGCCATTCATTTTTACATGCAATGTGGTTATCAAATAGAAGGAATTGATGTATCACTATATTCGAATAATCATAGCCAAAAGGAAGAAATAGCTTTGTATATGAGAAAGAAGATCTAA
- a CDS encoding GNAT family N-acetyltransferase yields the protein MLKKRDLHECHSLYDLMVDPAVFPYVRHKCRSYEEYLFATKQVIDEEEQNTCISRTILNELGHPIGTIDLYHMEHKTGFLATWIGAPYFGKGYNQRAKEAFFAELFLQHEIETVFLKIRKQNIRSKKAVGKLPYVKLATDIYHEVYKLINNTEQIYDLYYVNRSDFITSEEMNHVVAT from the coding sequence ATGTTGAAAAAACGAGACTTGCACGAATGCCACTCACTGTATGATTTGATGGTGGACCCCGCTGTTTTTCCATACGTTCGTCATAAGTGCCGATCTTATGAAGAATATTTATTTGCAACCAAACAGGTGATCGATGAAGAAGAGCAAAACACATGTATTTCCAGAACGATCCTTAATGAGCTGGGACATCCCATCGGAACCATTGATTTATATCACATGGAACATAAGACAGGTTTTCTTGCGACATGGATTGGAGCACCTTATTTTGGAAAAGGTTACAATCAACGAGCAAAGGAAGCCTTTTTCGCTGAGTTATTTCTTCAACATGAAATTGAAACGGTATTTCTTAAAATTCGAAAACAAAACATTCGATCCAAGAAAGCGGTTGGAAAATTGCCTTATGTCAAATTAGCAACTGATATATACCACGAAGTGTATAAGTTAATAAACAATACGGAACAAATCTATGATTTGTATTACGTGAATCGTTCTGACTTTATAACAAGTGAAGAAATGAACCATGTGGTTGCTACGTAA